The Microlunatus antarcticus genome window below encodes:
- a CDS encoding GntR family transcriptional regulator, producing the protein MARGIDRSSPLPFYYQLKQLVLTDLRDRQLAAGDRLPGDHELCATYDVSRTVVRQALAELETEGVIQRVKGRGTFVAPERTSEHLVQSLTGLYEDVAARGDQLRSVVRRLEVAPADEQIAGLLELPVGARTIVLERLRLVDDEPWVLATTYLPYDVAPGLLDDDLTQHSLYALLEQKYGVELTHGRRRVEAEVASDTLAGLLGISPGAAVLVLRSTSYAGERPVEVFVAYHRGDRSRFEVTLKRTPPAESRPPLMHVTGQASV; encoded by the coding sequence GTGGCCCGAGGCATCGACAGGAGCTCACCGCTGCCGTTCTACTACCAGCTCAAGCAGCTGGTGCTGACGGATCTGCGTGACCGCCAGCTCGCTGCCGGCGACCGGCTGCCGGGCGACCACGAGCTCTGCGCGACCTACGACGTGTCGCGGACGGTGGTCCGCCAGGCCCTCGCCGAGCTCGAGACCGAGGGGGTCATCCAGCGGGTCAAGGGGCGCGGCACGTTTGTCGCCCCGGAACGCACGAGCGAGCACCTCGTCCAGTCGCTGACCGGCCTCTACGAGGACGTGGCGGCGCGCGGCGACCAGCTGCGCAGCGTCGTCCGCCGCCTCGAGGTCGCGCCCGCGGACGAGCAGATCGCCGGCCTGCTCGAGCTCCCCGTCGGGGCGCGGACCATCGTGCTCGAACGGCTCCGGCTCGTCGACGACGAGCCCTGGGTCCTGGCCACGACGTACCTCCCGTACGACGTCGCGCCCGGCCTCCTCGACGACGACCTCACGCAGCACTCGCTCTACGCCCTGCTCGAGCAGAAGTACGGCGTCGAGCTGACGCACGGTCGCCGCCGGGTCGAGGCGGAGGTCGCGAGCGACACCCTGGCCGGCCTGCTCGGCATCAGTCCGGGCGCTGCCGTCCTCGTGCTGCGCAGCACCTCGTACGCGGGCGAGCGACCGGTGGAGGTCTTCGTCGCCTACCACCGAGGCGACCGCAGCCGCTTCGAGGTCACGCTCAAGCGCACCCCGCCGGCGGAGTCACGCCCGCCGCTGATGCACGTGACCGGTCAGGCGAGCGTGTAG